Proteins encoded together in one Candidatus Zixiibacteriota bacterium window:
- a CDS encoding hydrogenase maturation protease produces the protein MRPLLVLCLGNEVLSDDAFGFRVAGMLGEMEYELGKEVEVIYASLAGFNLLNLLEGRKKVLIVDTIITGSAEPGTMHFFPMGKLIPSRNLTGSHEISLPTALKLAQLMEIETPEDIDVLAVEAQDVQTLSEEMTEPVKAALPEAIAYVKGWTIIGNQEISSDGYGEKKSASS, from the coding sequence ATGAGGCCTTTGTTAGTTCTTTGTCTTGGCAATGAAGTTTTATCCGACGATGCCTTTGGATTCCGAGTGGCCGGAATGTTGGGGGAGATGGAATATGAATTGGGTAAAGAGGTGGAGGTAATCTACGCCTCGCTGGCCGGATTTAATCTTTTAAATCTACTCGAAGGAAGAAAGAAAGTCTTGATTGTTGACACGATTATTACCGGAAGTGCCGAACCGGGGACAATGCATTTCTTCCCTATGGGAAAACTAATACCATCGCGCAACCTGACCGGCAGTCATGAGATCTCGCTTCCCACGGCTCTTAAACTTGCCCAGTTGATGGAAATAGAAACACCGGAAGATATTGATGTTTTGGCGGTGGAGGCCCAGGATGTTCAGACCTTAAGTGAAGAGATGACCGAGCCGGTGAAGGCAGCATTGCCGGAAGCAATTGCATATGTTAAAGGGTGGACAATTATTGGAAATCAGGAGATATCATCAGATGGATACGGAGAAAAGAAAAGCGCCTCCTCCTGA
- a CDS encoding nitrite reductase, which produces MKARKSSLIYFLIIAIAGVIYINWSNLINLMLPANSRPARVSFPVEGVTSEQYDTIAAKLTADFGKVFPHMERFRAAGILAYEGPKTCLSCHKTIEVEEPATKFKKNVDLMANLTTSAHFRFYTKHHPNVWGFNGKLADNFAMGKINRPCPKPGSFAMTAWASLVVLKDGDTLSEGCGQCHIGGQVAPPLGEMMPGYKTLDIEEETIDCLICHATAYDMNRKQVIVDEDGREYWGQDRSLRAALSVGRPAAQACLRCHQHNLGGDIYVDATDSSYFQSMLNTGTNRPRVLHPGSKRGTPFSPSWDVHAAAGLECIDCHITEGHYIAKGTHTTTMMANDLPSVEVACETCHSDAPHKSNPDMADYLNGHIDKIACVTCHIPSLNPDNATMRDFAQPEYEENPGIFVYTDIAKETEPGKGIVYVWWNGDATFLGNPIGDNPNGKNLYRFYNPTHAWPEFNDFDYAGWYEKVMRPIAQKGRPSKLYAMKLFNGRQHIDLQNIGPFGGMYLPYNLPTYYTTGNPDSAAAAEMAHPMMKMMYGWLFKYYMMDKFMSFMDVAGWNGSAYDDARHLRKVEPRWIPQDASLEISHAIRKTGALSCNNCHSQSGVLDFESLGYDREEIISLQEPRMQ; this is translated from the coding sequence ATGAAAGCCAGAAAATCATCGCTTATTTACTTCCTTATCATTGCTATTGCCGGAGTAATCTATATTAATTGGTCGAATCTAATTAACCTGATGTTGCCGGCAAACAGCCGACCGGCCAGGGTTTCATTCCCGGTAGAGGGCGTTACTTCAGAACAATATGACACCATTGCCGCAAAATTGACCGCAGATTTTGGGAAAGTATTCCCCCATATGGAACGATTTCGCGCGGCCGGAATTCTTGCCTATGAGGGACCCAAAACCTGTCTATCCTGCCACAAAACCATTGAAGTCGAAGAACCTGCCACGAAGTTCAAGAAAAATGTCGACCTGATGGCTAATTTGACAACCTCCGCCCATTTCCGTTTTTATACCAAACATCATCCTAATGTCTGGGGATTCAACGGGAAATTGGCCGATAATTTTGCGATGGGGAAAATCAACCGTCCTTGTCCCAAGCCGGGGTCGTTTGCCATGACTGCCTGGGCGTCACTGGTCGTTCTCAAAGACGGCGATACCCTTTCTGAAGGATGTGGGCAATGTCATATTGGGGGGCAGGTGGCTCCGCCCCTGGGAGAAATGATGCCGGGGTATAAGACCCTCGATATTGAGGAGGAAACTATTGATTGTCTGATATGTCATGCCACCGCCTATGATATGAATCGCAAGCAGGTGATAGTTGATGAGGATGGTCGCGAATACTGGGGCCAGGATCGTTCGCTCCGCGCCGCCCTGAGTGTCGGGCGTCCTGCAGCGCAAGCCTGTTTGCGCTGCCATCAACATAATCTTGGCGGCGATATATATGTTGATGCCACCGATTCGTCCTATTTTCAAAGTATGCTGAACACCGGTACAAATCGGCCGCGGGTTCTGCACCCCGGGAGCAAACGCGGGACACCTTTTTCCCCATCGTGGGATGTCCATGCCGCCGCCGGTCTGGAATGCATCGATTGCCATATAACCGAAGGACATTATATCGCCAAAGGAACGCATACAACGACTATGATGGCCAATGACCTGCCCAGTGTCGAAGTCGCCTGCGAGACATGCCACTCCGATGCGCCGCATAAGTCAAATCCCGATATGGCCGACTATCTTAATGGCCATATCGACAAAATCGCCTGCGTTACCTGCCATATTCCCAGCTTGAATCCGGATAATGCCACCATGAGGGATTTTGCTCAACCGGAATATGAAGAGAATCCCGGTATTTTTGTCTATACCGATATTGCCAAGGAGACTGAACCGGGAAAAGGAATTGTATATGTCTGGTGGAACGGCGATGCCACTTTCCTGGGCAACCCGATCGGCGATAATCCCAACGGCAAGAACTTATATCGCTTTTACAACCCAACGCATGCCTGGCCGGAATTCAATGACTTTGATTATGCTGGATGGTATGAGAAAGTGATGCGACCGATCGCCCAGAAAGGGCGTCCGTCGAAACTCTATGCAATGAAACTATTCAACGGCCGCCAGCATATCGATTTGCAGAATATCGGGCCGTTCGGCGGGATGTATCTGCCATACAATCTTCCCACTTATTATACTACCGGCAATCCCGATAGCGCTGCGGCGGCCGAAATGGCCCATCCCATGATGAAGATGATGTATGGGTGGCTTTTCAAATATTACATGATGGACAAATTTATGTCATTTATGGACGTTGCCGGATGGAATGGTTCCGCGTACGATGACGCGCGTCATTTGCGGAAAGTCGAACCGCGCTGGATCCCGCAGGATGCTTCATTGGAGATCAGCCACGCCATACGAAAGACCGGGGCCCTTTCTTGCAACAATTGCCACTCCCAGTCAGGTGTCCTTGATTTTGAGTCACTGGGGTATGACCGGGAAGAAATTATCTCCTTACAGGAACCGCGGATGCAATGA
- a CDS encoding glycyl radical protein has translation MNERIKRLWEQSLNAVPTISLERARLLTEFHRSGMPERVSVPVARALSFQYILENITICINPGELIVGERGPMPKAAPTYPEICTHTLKDFDILHTREKISFKVDDTTRQLQKEEIIPFWSGRSIRNRIFDAVDPEWKSAYEAGIFTEFLEQRAPGHTVLDDKIYYQGFLDFKGAIQKSKDNLDFYSDPEAFDKREELKAMAIAADAIIHLAERYAQRLSELASLESDPIKKSELEEMAAICRRVPAHAPRTFWEALQYYWFVHLGVIIELNTWDSFNPGRLDQHLMPFYRADMEEGILTGERATELLQSFWIKFNNQPAPPKVGVTAQESNTYTDFCLINLGGVTVTGEDASNEMTYLLLDIIEEMRLLQPSSMVQVSKKNPDRMLLRALKIIRTGYGQPSLFNADAIVAEMLRQGKSIEDARNGGASGCVETGAFGKESYILTGYFNLVKVFEITLHNGVDPRTGRTIGIRSGDPTTFQSFDVFFEAFQKQLRHFIDIKIKGNLIIERLWAKYLPAPFMSLLIDDCILKGKDYHEGGARYNSSYIQGVGLGTITDSLTAIKYHVFDQQDLTMDTLIKALEADFEGYESLQEIFSNLTPKYGNDNDYADDILRQVFESYFENIDGRPNTKGGHFRVNLLPTTCHIYFGSVVGATPDGRGCGEPLSEGISPVQGADRKGPTAVLKSASKIDHLRTGGTLLNQKFTPQVLADDDGLLKVMQLIRTYFKMDGHHIQFNVVTAETLRKAQETPEKYRDLIVRVAGYSDYFVDLGTSLQNEIIKRTEHSID, from the coding sequence ATGAACGAGAGAATAAAGCGCCTCTGGGAACAGAGCCTTAATGCCGTTCCCACAATCTCACTGGAGCGCGCCCGATTGCTCACCGAATTCCACAGGAGTGGTATGCCCGAACGGGTTTCGGTGCCGGTCGCCCGGGCGTTATCCTTCCAATACATTCTGGAAAACATTACTATCTGCATTAATCCGGGGGAATTGATTGTCGGTGAGAGAGGCCCTATGCCCAAGGCCGCCCCGACTTATCCCGAGATATGCACCCATACCTTGAAAGATTTCGACATCCTCCATACCCGCGAGAAAATATCGTTCAAGGTTGATGATACAACACGGCAATTGCAGAAAGAGGAAATAATCCCCTTTTGGTCGGGGCGCTCAATCCGCAACAGAATATTCGACGCGGTTGATCCGGAATGGAAATCGGCCTATGAGGCGGGCATTTTCACCGAGTTTCTGGAGCAGCGGGCGCCGGGGCATACCGTGCTGGATGACAAGATATATTATCAGGGCTTCCTCGATTTCAAAGGCGCCATCCAGAAGAGCAAAGATAATCTTGATTTCTATTCCGACCCGGAGGCTTTCGATAAGCGGGAGGAATTGAAAGCGATGGCGATTGCGGCCGATGCAATCATACATCTGGCCGAACGCTATGCTCAAAGGCTCTCGGAATTGGCCTCGTTGGAATCAGATCCCATCAAAAAATCCGAATTGGAGGAGATGGCCGCAATCTGCCGCCGGGTTCCGGCCCATGCGCCCCGTACTTTCTGGGAGGCTTTGCAGTACTATTGGTTCGTCCACCTGGGTGTCATCATTGAACTCAACACCTGGGATTCGTTCAATCCGGGCCGTTTAGATCAGCACCTTATGCCGTTCTATCGGGCCGATATGGAAGAGGGGATATTGACCGGAGAACGTGCCACGGAACTGCTGCAGTCATTCTGGATTAAGTTCAACAATCAGCCGGCGCCCCCCAAGGTCGGGGTCACGGCGCAAGAAAGTAATACCTACACCGATTTCTGCCTTATTAATCTCGGCGGCGTGACCGTGACGGGCGAAGATGCCTCCAATGAAATGACCTATCTCCTGCTCGATATAATCGAGGAGATGCGCCTGCTGCAACCGAGCTCCATGGTGCAGGTCAGCAAGAAAAACCCCGATCGCATGCTCTTGCGGGCGCTCAAGATAATCCGCACCGGATACGGCCAGCCTTCGCTTTTCAACGCCGATGCCATTGTTGCCGAAATGCTCCGACAGGGAAAGTCAATCGAGGATGCCCGCAACGGCGGCGCCAGCGGCTGTGTCGAAACCGGTGCTTTCGGTAAGGAGAGTTATATTCTCACCGGTTATTTCAATCTGGTCAAAGTCTTCGAAATCACGCTCCATAACGGTGTCGACCCAAGAACCGGCCGGACCATAGGTATCCGGAGCGGGGACCCAACGACCTTTCAATCATTTGATGTATTCTTTGAAGCATTTCAGAAGCAGTTAAGGCATTTCATTGATATCAAAATCAAAGGCAACCTGATAATCGAACGTCTTTGGGCGAAATATCTTCCAGCCCCTTTCATGTCTCTGCTGATCGATGACTGCATTCTCAAAGGCAAAGATTATCACGAAGGCGGCGCCCGTTATAATTCATCTTATATTCAGGGGGTCGGGCTGGGGACCATCACCGATTCCTTGACCGCGATCAAATACCATGTTTTCGACCAACAGGATTTAACCATGGACACTCTGATCAAGGCTCTCGAGGCTGATTTCGAAGGATACGAATCGCTTCAGGAAATCTTCTCGAATCTGACGCCCAAATATGGCAATGATAATGATTATGCCGACGATATCCTCCGGCAGGTCTTCGAAAGCTATTTTGAAAACATCGACGGTCGTCCCAATACCAAAGGCGGCCATTTCCGGGTCAATCTTCTGCCCACGACGTGCCACATATATTTTGGGAGTGTGGTGGGCGCCACACCCGATGGGCGAGGATGCGGCGAACCGTTGTCGGAGGGAATTTCGCCGGTGCAGGGGGCCGATCGTAAGGGGCCGACCGCAGTGCTGAAATCAGCATCGAAAATCGATCATCTCCGCACCGGGGGGACGCTTCTCAATCAAAAATTCACGCCTCAGGTGCTGGCTGATGATGACGGCTTGCTGAAAGTGATGCAACTGATCAGGACTTATTTCAAAATGGACGGCCATCATATCCAATTCAATGTGGTAACCGCCGAGACCCTGCGCAAAGCGCAGGAGACTCCGGAAAAGTATCGCGATTTAATCGTCCGGGTTGCCGGTTACAGCGACTATTTTGTTGACCTCGGTACAAGCCTCCAGAATGAGATAATCAAGAGGACAGAACACAGCATTGACTGA
- a CDS encoding glycyl-radical enzyme activating protein has translation MAATGTIFEIRRFAIHDGPGIRTTVFLKGCPLDCWWCHNPEGRCPDVENYNLRVRDDGRVSVPNDGKVRIGRTVTVEETMDEIIRDEAFYDQSGGGVTFSGGEPMAQIEFLESLLLSCKRYGLHTTVDTCGYAASNDFIRIYDLVSLFLFDLKIIDRAEHLKYTAVPNDLILSNLILLADKGAKVIIRIPMIPEIADTAANLAAIVSFLEPLKSINQISLLPYNKLGEDKIDRYQLNRHRLQLEPPSPAGIEEKAAWLRALGYNVKIGG, from the coding sequence GTGGCGGCCACAGGAACAATATTCGAAATTAGAAGATTCGCCATTCATGACGGCCCCGGGATCAGAACGACCGTTTTTTTAAAAGGTTGTCCCCTCGATTGCTGGTGGTGCCATAATCCGGAGGGACGATGTCCCGATGTGGAAAATTATAATCTGCGGGTGAGGGATGATGGTCGGGTTTCAGTTCCAAACGACGGAAAGGTCAGAATCGGCCGCACTGTCACGGTCGAAGAAACAATGGACGAGATAATAAGAGATGAAGCTTTCTACGACCAGTCCGGCGGCGGAGTGACATTTTCCGGCGGCGAACCGATGGCCCAGATAGAATTTCTTGAATCTCTATTGCTATCATGCAAAAGATACGGTTTGCATACTACCGTTGATACTTGCGGGTATGCGGCTTCCAACGATTTCATCCGCATTTACGATCTGGTCAGTCTTTTCCTGTTCGACTTGAAAATTATTGATCGTGCAGAGCACCTGAAATATACGGCGGTACCGAATGACCTTATTCTTTCCAACCTGATCTTACTTGCCGATAAGGGTGCTAAGGTGATCATACGGATTCCGATGATACCGGAAATTGCCGACACGGCAGCGAATCTTGCCGCGATAGTGTCTTTTCTCGAGCCGCTGAAGTCGATCAATCAGATAAGCCTCTTGCCTTACAACAAGCTCGGCGAGGATAAAATCGATCGCTATCAGCTGAATCGGCACCGGCTGCAACTGGAACCGCCATCCCCTGCCGGCATAGAAGAAAAGGCGGCCTGGCTTCGCGCACTCGGATATAATGTCAAAATTGGAGGATAG
- a CDS encoding T9SS type A sorting domain-containing protein, producing MKSLRVIINVSYDGPPRILSLLALDLPAFSSGWSGNQVTCGNCTLSDTITFNPSICDAGVYDIAFIGTADYERGLSDTLHYFLHVLDNDGPCQVEAGPDRRVAIGNELAFNVNAIDPDTICAPGKILKWEYWGYPFNHGAAFEVGLWQGRFAWTPTRADLGVHYAYFRITHGMCVSLDSVKITVDTTGTDCSRPIIIPEPRFTAGTSNTIYYIPACGAYTHEVCYFDYDAPDSIRGCMELPWQRTLSSSDTLSWVVDNLLDGHRYVYYIKAYFASDSIVRSDTTSSTQDASPPDDVNSTVVRADSAGVINIDWYGVQDKVSYVAYYKLYRKQDGQDYDSILTFPAKPDNSIATEYHHEERLGDNNGLIEGLPYFYKVIAIDVVGNRGGGIEAGPVVPDSTPPCIPEQRVDFDSRFINKYFVKGVECQVWARARADCPGLMSTTHFIRFQAVRDSVKYFDSQWQPGTDFFESSWLPYPGDSVSWEINLLPRNDDTAYVHGHNYLYRAQAKDSLGNISYWINNGVVQYWSSPIGAWQDAYPPSDIRNLTARPRINRAGDSVFIDLSWEPAIDPVSGVKSYYVYRKIGGGEYVMIATIPTSISNPTFYSDNCRGVASREQICYRIGSVDFVGNERDLNHTAWEICARPPIGPTIALECDTIISGRCYVGNHPVVVSWKGYDNTGVSKYLVDVAGNAYYQDNPALEYLGVPLTKDTTYVVRVRAIFPDGSVSTWSNPCSVIRDVTPPDPVTRLIARNDVDCDGRIQLDWAKAYDKTGVSHYIVARRTAGTVFDSIGISFDTSWADMDGGLTVYQMYTYTVWPVDALNNVQKFGNDIDSTTCLRPPKIVGHSGDAAEIKINWNRAMPNLAADASYFVRVLKNDDSKPVRQDTVYRTQSYPFYPDQYGPGIYTFQVKELVSVRGDSMSSLWSCGYPVPFATLPPPVDTIICQPQPLLPSDTGQAKGWIQLNWEQNNLRYIDSFLIVRSVGSPVAEVDSNWVRADGGTDYSYPDSGLQEYIVYTYDIYACDQFKQFSTKKYALSAIDPIWVYTPKIKAEVLPYFKDDTVTTCWLWLDRDLQEATGNYGAVSCQVQLSIFPYFDTVYSRNSDWVDAGRECVSINVGEIVGPSNRIVYRRIRANDQWGNISPWSPVYFGLDSIIYDNVAPIPVKTLAIKTVADSSAAPGLIDVHLRWRKSTDFGSGVSHYLVYRCGIGGICDSLGYTTDTVYSDLNLNILDKSSCDYEYRIVPVDSIGNKQIFGNIDACLELIPVPDSLQALSKRDLTWKCSASADSFFVECAYVERDLGTFRMKYYPREARKMIPGTSDSCHFDTDTNFVRNEVIYFHIKTISGGNESGWSRVCTFPMGNESQIADPAAGLARWELEQNFPNPFNPVTRIAFRLPMAGEVTLSIYNIRGQLVKRLCHEEFSAGVHQLEWNGTDENNKDAASGIYFYRIQAADFVSTRKMLLLR from the coding sequence ATGAAATCTCTGAGGGTTATTATCAACGTCTCTTATGACGGCCCGCCGAGGATTCTCAGCCTTTTGGCTCTTGATCTCCCGGCGTTTTCATCGGGGTGGTCGGGCAATCAGGTTACTTGCGGAAACTGCACTCTCTCCGACACTATTACTTTCAATCCGAGTATCTGCGATGCCGGTGTTTATGATATCGCCTTTATCGGAACCGCCGATTATGAACGGGGCCTCAGCGACACCCTGCACTATTTTCTGCATGTACTGGACAATGACGGCCCGTGTCAGGTTGAGGCCGGTCCCGATCGCCGCGTGGCCATAGGAAATGAACTGGCGTTCAATGTCAATGCGATCGACCCCGATACGATTTGCGCCCCGGGCAAGATCCTGAAATGGGAATACTGGGGATATCCCTTCAATCATGGCGCCGCTTTTGAAGTGGGCTTATGGCAAGGACGATTTGCATGGACTCCGACCCGCGCCGATCTGGGCGTGCATTATGCTTATTTCCGGATAACGCACGGCATGTGTGTCTCATTGGATTCGGTCAAAATCACGGTCGATACGACCGGCACAGATTGTTCCCGCCCCATAATCATTCCCGAGCCGAGGTTCACGGCGGGGACCTCGAACACTATATATTATATCCCGGCCTGCGGGGCTTATACCCATGAGGTCTGCTATTTTGATTATGATGCACCGGATTCCATTCGGGGATGTATGGAACTTCCCTGGCAGCGAACTCTTTCATCCTCCGACACTCTCAGCTGGGTCGTAGATAACCTTCTCGATGGCCACCGGTATGTGTATTATATAAAGGCGTATTTCGCGTCGGATTCGATTGTTCGATCCGATACGACTTCATCCACGCAGGATGCCAGCCCGCCTGATGATGTCAATTCCACCGTGGTTCGCGCCGACTCCGCCGGGGTCATAAATATTGACTGGTATGGCGTTCAGGACAAGGTCAGTTATGTGGCTTATTATAAACTCTATCGGAAGCAGGATGGTCAGGACTATGATTCGATTTTGACTTTTCCGGCAAAACCCGATAATAGCATTGCCACTGAATATCATCATGAGGAACGGCTCGGCGACAATAATGGCCTGATAGAGGGTTTACCTTATTTCTATAAGGTCATTGCGATTGATGTGGTCGGCAACCGTGGCGGCGGGATCGAAGCCGGACCGGTGGTGCCCGATTCCACCCCTCCCTGCATTCCCGAACAGAGGGTCGATTTTGATTCGCGTTTCATTAATAAGTACTTTGTTAAGGGAGTCGAATGCCAAGTCTGGGCTCGTGCCCGCGCCGACTGCCCCGGCCTGATGAGTACAACCCATTTTATTCGTTTTCAGGCGGTCAGGGACAGCGTGAAGTATTTTGATTCGCAATGGCAGCCGGGGACGGATTTCTTCGAGAGCTCGTGGCTTCCTTATCCCGGCGACAGTGTCTCATGGGAAATCAATCTACTGCCCCGTAATGATGATACCGCATATGTGCACGGCCATAACTACCTCTATCGCGCCCAGGCCAAGGATTCCCTGGGCAATATAAGTTATTGGATCAATAACGGCGTCGTGCAATACTGGTCATCGCCGATTGGCGCCTGGCAGGATGCTTATCCGCCGAGCGACATCAGGAATCTGACGGCCCGGCCGAGAATCAACAGGGCCGGCGACAGCGTTTTCATCGATCTGAGTTGGGAACCGGCCATTGACCCGGTCAGCGGCGTGAAAAGCTATTATGTTTACAGAAAGATCGGTGGGGGAGAGTATGTCATGATTGCAACCATACCGACCTCAATATCCAATCCGACCTTCTACAGCGATAACTGCCGCGGTGTTGCTTCGCGTGAACAAATCTGTTACCGGATCGGATCGGTTGATTTTGTCGGGAATGAAAGGGATCTGAATCATACTGCCTGGGAGATATGCGCCCGACCGCCGATCGGTCCGACTATCGCACTTGAATGTGATACTATTATCAGCGGCCGCTGCTATGTCGGGAATCATCCGGTGGTCGTGTCCTGGAAAGGTTATGATAATACCGGCGTTTCGAAATATCTGGTCGATGTCGCCGGGAATGCTTACTATCAGGATAATCCCGCTCTGGAATATTTGGGCGTGCCGCTGACAAAGGATACAACCTATGTCGTTCGGGTCAGAGCGATTTTCCCGGATGGGTCGGTCAGCACCTGGTCAAATCCCTGCTCGGTAATTAGGGATGTTACGCCTCCGGATCCGGTAACCCGCTTGATAGCCCGCAACGATGTCGATTGCGACGGCCGGATTCAGCTTGATTGGGCGAAAGCTTACGATAAAACCGGAGTCTCTCATTATATAGTTGCTCGGAGAACCGCCGGGACTGTGTTTGATTCAATTGGTATCAGTTTCGACACCTCCTGGGCCGACATGGATGGTGGCTTGACAGTCTATCAGATGTACACCTACACCGTCTGGCCTGTAGACGCTCTCAATAACGTTCAGAAATTCGGGAATGATATCGATTCAACCACCTGCCTCCGCCCGCCGAAGATTGTCGGCCACTCAGGTGATGCCGCGGAAATCAAAATAAATTGGAATCGTGCCATGCCCAATTTGGCAGCGGACGCCTCCTACTTCGTGCGGGTCCTCAAGAACGATGATAGTAAGCCTGTTCGGCAGGATACTGTGTATCGCACGCAGTCTTATCCCTTTTATCCCGATCAGTACGGCCCTGGAATATATACCTTCCAGGTTAAGGAATTGGTATCCGTCCGGGGCGATTCTATGTCCAGTCTCTGGTCCTGCGGGTATCCGGTGCCGTTCGCGACCCTGCCGCCGCCGGTAGATACTATTATTTGCCAGCCGCAGCCGCTTCTGCCCTCCGATACAGGGCAGGCGAAAGGGTGGATTCAACTTAACTGGGAACAGAACAATCTGCGCTATATCGATTCTTTCCTCATTGTGAGATCAGTCGGTTCTCCGGTCGCGGAAGTGGACAGTAACTGGGTTCGGGCCGATGGCGGGACGGATTACTCATATCCCGATTCGGGATTACAGGAATACATCGTTTATACCTACGATATTTATGCCTGCGATCAATTCAAACAATTCAGCACAAAGAAATATGCTTTGAGCGCAATTGACCCGATCTGGGTCTATACACCAAAAATTAAGGCCGAAGTGCTGCCCTATTTCAAAGATGATACTGTGACAACATGCTGGCTATGGCTTGACCGGGATTTGCAGGAAGCAACCGGCAATTATGGCGCTGTCAGTTGCCAGGTGCAGTTAAGTATCTTCCCATATTTTGATACTGTTTACAGCAGAAACAGCGACTGGGTCGATGCCGGCCGCGAATGTGTATCTATAAATGTAGGCGAAATCGTTGGTCCGAGCAACAGAATAGTCTACCGGCGCATCCGAGCTAATGACCAATGGGGAAATATTTCCCCCTGGTCACCGGTCTATTTCGGTCTTGATTCGATAATTTATGATAATGTGGCTCCGATTCCGGTAAAGACACTGGCAATAAAGACCGTCGCCGATTCTTCTGCGGCGCCGGGGCTAATAGATGTACATCTCCGTTGGAGAAAATCGACTGATTTCGGCAGCGGTGTCAGCCATTATCTGGTATACCGCTGCGGCATAGGAGGCATTTGCGATTCGCTTGGTTACACTACCGACACCGTCTATTCCGATCTCAATCTGAATATTCTGGATAAAAGCTCCTGCGATTACGAATACCGGATAGTCCCGGTTGACAGTATCGGCAACAAGCAGATCTTCGGCAACATTGACGCCTGTCTGGAATTGATTCCTGTTCCAGATTCTTTGCAGGCCCTGTCAAAACGAGATTTAACGTGGAAATGTTCCGCGAGTGCCGATTCGTTTTTCGTGGAATGCGCCTATGTTGAGAGGGATCTGGGGACATTCCGGATGAAATATTATCCCAGAGAAGCCAGGAAAATGATTCCGGGAACATCTGATTCCTGCCATTTCGACACCGACACCAATTTTGTCAGAAACGAGGTCATCTATTTCCATATTAAGACGATAAGCGGCGGAAATGAAAGCGGCTGGTCGCGGGTGTGTACTTTTCCGATGGGGAATGAAAGCCAGATCGCTGATCCCGCCGCCGGGCTTGCCCGATGGGAGTTGGAACAAAATTTCCCGAATCCGTTTAATCCAGTTACCAGGATTGCTTTCCGTCTCCCGATGGCCGGAGAAGTGACCTTGAGCATATACAATATAAGAGGGCAATTGGTGAAAAGACTCTGTCATGAGGAGTTTTCCGCCGGCGTTCATCAGCTGGAGTGGAACGGCACCGATGAAAACAACAAAGATGCCGCGAGTGGGATATATTTCTACAGAATTCAGGCGGCGGATTTCGTTTCGACCAGGAAAATGCTGCTCTTGCGATAA